The proteins below come from a single Tsuneonella deserti genomic window:
- a CDS encoding phospholipase D-like domain-containing protein — protein MDYADPPPFTVEAHGQKLTFYASGKDRLDALIALIEAARRSLRMCFYIFAEDASGTMVRDALTAAARRGVRVSVMVDQFGAAVRPSFFAAMCEAGGTFCCFSPRWSQRYLIRNHQKIVIADGEVAIIGGFNVEDDYFAPPAENGWNDLGITIEGSAVGRLSDWFDQLEAWTANPRAQWRTIRRMIRRWDPGDGPVRVLIGGPTRNLSGWARSLRADLLGARRLDMLMAYFSPSNRAMRAIGRVARRDGARLVFAGKSDNGATIGATRSLYDYLLKRRAHIYEFEACKLHTKLIVIDDKSYFGSANFDMRSLYLNLEVMLRIEDAALAERLSDYIARHVPASRHITPSLHKKRGTLLNRIRWNLSWFLVAVVDYTVTRRLNLGL, from the coding sequence ATGGACTATGCCGACCCCCCGCCCTTCACCGTTGAGGCACATGGCCAGAAGCTGACATTCTACGCCTCGGGAAAGGATCGGCTCGACGCCCTGATCGCATTGATCGAAGCGGCGCGGCGATCGCTTCGGATGTGCTTCTATATATTCGCGGAAGACGCCTCCGGCACCATGGTGCGCGACGCGCTCACCGCCGCGGCCCGGCGCGGGGTCCGGGTGAGCGTCATGGTCGACCAGTTCGGGGCCGCGGTCCGTCCGTCCTTTTTTGCGGCGATGTGCGAGGCGGGAGGAACATTCTGCTGCTTCTCCCCACGCTGGTCCCAGCGGTACCTGATCCGCAACCACCAGAAAATCGTCATCGCCGACGGGGAGGTTGCCATCATCGGCGGCTTCAACGTGGAGGATGATTATTTCGCGCCGCCAGCCGAAAACGGCTGGAACGACCTTGGCATTACCATCGAAGGGTCGGCTGTCGGCCGGTTGTCTGACTGGTTTGATCAGCTGGAGGCCTGGACTGCAAACCCGCGGGCGCAATGGCGCACGATCCGGCGCATGATACGGCGATGGGATCCCGGTGACGGACCGGTGCGCGTCCTCATTGGCGGGCCGACGCGCAACCTCTCCGGCTGGGCACGTAGCTTGCGCGCCGACCTTCTCGGCGCGCGCAGGCTTGACATGCTTATGGCCTATTTTTCACCTTCCAATCGGGCGATGCGCGCGATTGGCCGGGTTGCACGCCGCGACGGCGCGCGCCTGGTCTTTGCCGGCAAGAGCGACAACGGAGCCACCATCGGCGCCACCCGTTCTCTTTACGATTATCTGCTCAAGCGGCGCGCGCATATCTACGAATTCGAGGCCTGCAAGCTGCACACCAAGCTCATCGTCATCGATGACAAGAGCTACTTTGGCAGCGCCAACTTCGACATGCGCAGCCTTTACCTCAACCTGGAGGTCATGCTGCGGATAGAGGACGCCGCGCTCGCCGAGAGGCTCTCGGACTACATCGCGCGGCACGTTCCGGCATCACGGCACATCACGCCGAGCTTGCACAAGAAGCGGGGCACGCTGCTGAACCGGATCCGATGGAACCTGTCGTGGTTCCTTGTCGCCGTGGTGGACTACACCGTGACGCGCCGCCTGAACCTGGGTCTGTAG
- a CDS encoding replicative DNA helicase, giving the protein MPQTELLQRAPLPANDSPAVRALPANIEAEAAFLGAVLIDNRVLEELPTPLRPQHFFEPVHQRVYERILTLLDRNAVVTPVTLKPYFEADEAFKELGGINYLARLTADGQGLLAPRELAEQIYDLALLRELVSVGRNLVEGALDTSESVAPLQQIEQAEAALFEVAEGAASATEAASFGTATKKALGMIEKAISSGGHVSGKTTGFASINDKCGGLHNSDLIILAGRPGMGKSSLATNIAFNCAERLLRDRRDGIADKESVGGGVALFSLEMSADQLATRILAEQAEISSEALRMGKLSRDEFQKLSFASQRLAELPLYIDDTPALTIAALRTRARRLKRKHDIGVIIVDYLQLLQGSGRANDNRVNEISEISRGLKTLAKELDVPVIALSQLSRAVESREDKRPILSDLRESGSIEQDADMVWFIFREDYYIAASEPKRPGPEDSQEIHDAHEAWARKMDPVFGLAELIIAKQRHGSTGKVRLKFEAKITRFSDLAHEERSYGYD; this is encoded by the coding sequence ATGCCCCAGACGGAACTCCTGCAGCGTGCGCCGCTGCCTGCCAACGACTCGCCCGCTGTTCGCGCCCTGCCCGCGAATATCGAGGCCGAGGCCGCGTTCCTGGGCGCGGTGCTTATCGACAACCGGGTGCTGGAGGAGCTGCCCACTCCTCTGCGCCCGCAGCATTTTTTCGAGCCGGTGCACCAGCGGGTCTACGAGCGCATTCTCACGCTGCTCGACCGCAATGCGGTCGTCACTCCGGTAACGCTCAAGCCGTATTTCGAGGCCGACGAGGCGTTCAAGGAACTGGGCGGTATCAACTATCTCGCCCGCCTAACGGCGGACGGCCAGGGCCTGCTTGCTCCGCGCGAGCTGGCCGAGCAGATCTACGACCTCGCGCTGCTGCGCGAACTCGTCAGCGTCGGGCGCAATCTGGTCGAAGGCGCGCTCGACACCAGCGAGAGCGTCGCTCCGCTGCAGCAGATCGAGCAGGCCGAAGCCGCGCTGTTCGAAGTGGCGGAGGGCGCCGCGAGCGCGACCGAGGCGGCGAGCTTCGGCACGGCGACCAAGAAGGCGCTGGGCATGATCGAGAAGGCGATCAGCTCGGGTGGTCACGTTTCGGGCAAGACCACCGGGTTTGCGTCGATCAACGACAAGTGCGGCGGCCTGCACAACTCGGACCTCATCATCCTCGCGGGACGCCCGGGCATGGGCAAGTCCTCGCTCGCGACCAACATAGCCTTCAACTGCGCCGAGCGCCTGCTGCGCGACCGGCGGGATGGCATCGCCGACAAGGAATCCGTCGGTGGCGGGGTGGCATTGTTCAGTCTCGAAATGAGCGCGGACCAGCTGGCTACCCGTATTCTCGCGGAACAGGCGGAGATCTCCAGCGAGGCCCTGCGCATGGGCAAACTTTCCCGAGACGAGTTCCAGAAGCTGTCGTTCGCCAGCCAGCGCCTTGCCGAACTGCCGCTATACATCGACGATACCCCGGCGCTCACCATTGCCGCGCTGCGCACCCGGGCGCGCCGCTTGAAGCGCAAGCACGACATCGGCGTGATCATCGTCGACTACCTGCAGCTCCTCCAGGGGTCCGGCCGGGCCAACGACAACCGCGTCAACGAGATTTCCGAAATCAGCCGCGGCCTGAAGACGCTGGCCAAGGAACTGGACGTGCCGGTGATCGCCCTGTCGCAGCTCAGCCGCGCGGTCGAGAGCCGCGAAGACAAGCGCCCGATCCTGTCCGACCTGCGCGAATCCGGCTCGATCGAGCAGGACGCCGACATGGTCTGGTTCATCTTCCGCGAGGACTACTACATCGCCGCATCCGAGCCCAAGCGTCCGGGGCCCGAGGATTCGCAGGAAATCCACGACGCGCACGAGGCGTGGGCTCGCAAGATGGACCCGGTCTTCGGACTGGCCGAACTCATCATCGCCAAGCAGAGGCACGGTTCGACCGGCAAGGTGCGGCTGAAGTTCGAGGCAAAGATCACCCGCTTCAGCGACCTTGCCCACGAGGAGCGCAGCTACGGCTACGACTAG
- a CDS encoding UPF0262 family protein codes for MADYRIAKITLDEDTILWRNADVEQERRVAIYDLIEDNTFKPLRAVEAGNHGPYELALAVHEGRLVLTVSAQSGEPLETLVLGLARFRRPIRDYFAICDSYYQAIRKATPAEIETIDMARRAIHNDAADLLLERFEGKIETDHLTARRLFTLICVLHIRG; via the coding sequence ATGGCCGACTACCGGATCGCCAAGATAACGCTCGATGAGGATACCATCCTCTGGCGCAACGCCGACGTCGAGCAGGAGCGGCGGGTGGCGATCTACGATCTGATCGAGGACAATACATTCAAGCCGCTCCGAGCCGTCGAAGCTGGAAATCATGGACCGTACGAGCTGGCGCTGGCTGTGCACGAAGGCCGCCTGGTCCTGACCGTGTCGGCCCAATCGGGAGAGCCGCTGGAAACGCTGGTCCTCGGGCTTGCCCGGTTCCGCCGTCCGATTCGGGACTACTTCGCGATCTGCGACAGCTATTATCAGGCAATCCGCAAGGCGACCCCGGCCGAAATCGAGACGATCGACATGGCCCGCCGCGCGATCCACAACGATGCGGCTGACCTCTTGCTCGAGCGGTTCGAGGGCAAGATCGAAACCGATCATCTCACCGCACGGCGCTTGTTCACGCTCATCTGCGTGCTCCATATCCGCGGCTGA
- a CDS encoding glycoside hydrolase family 25 protein encodes MAGRKRGIGWRARALGAMLLAIILGGAWSWWKLQQWTPDPAHYPDQGAEVSAGDGPVRFGTLRAIGARFVYLDASVGAGEQDPRFAENLGAARKAGLRVGAVHRFDPCVMADGQSANFVVLVPRGRDLLSPVIALDKTADDCPGHVGEAAIESELMTLINQIEAHSGRPAILQVSRKFENRYHLASRLERNLWVIGTWRRPTYTDRPWLLWTANTGLSTEASDQPLRWVVVRP; translated from the coding sequence GTGGCAGGCAGGAAAAGGGGCATCGGCTGGCGCGCGCGTGCGCTCGGCGCGATGCTGCTGGCGATAATCCTGGGCGGGGCGTGGAGCTGGTGGAAGCTCCAGCAGTGGACACCCGACCCGGCCCATTATCCCGACCAGGGCGCCGAAGTGTCCGCGGGGGACGGGCCGGTGCGGTTCGGCACGTTGCGGGCGATCGGCGCGCGCTTCGTGTATCTCGACGCGAGTGTTGGTGCTGGCGAGCAGGATCCGCGCTTTGCCGAGAACCTTGGCGCCGCGCGCAAGGCCGGGCTGCGGGTGGGCGCGGTACACCGGTTCGATCCATGCGTTATGGCCGATGGCCAGTCCGCCAACTTCGTGGTCCTCGTCCCCCGCGGGCGCGACCTTCTCTCTCCGGTAATCGCGCTCGACAAAACTGCCGACGATTGCCCTGGCCATGTTGGCGAGGCGGCGATCGAGAGCGAACTCATGACGCTCATCAACCAGATCGAAGCGCACTCGGGTCGCCCCGCGATCCTCCAGGTCTCCAGGAAGTTCGAGAACCGTTACCACCTTGCCAGCCGGCTGGAGCGGAACCTGTGGGTGATCGGAACATGGCGACGGCCGACTTATACCGATCGGCCGTGGCTGCTGTGGACCGCCAACACCGGCCTTTCCACCGAGGCATCGGATCAACCGCTGCGCTGGGTGGTGGTGCGGCCCTAG
- a CDS encoding cytidine deaminase, with protein sequence MTDEDLIAAAREAATRSYSPYSRFPVGAALLFEDGSVVTGTNIENASYGLALCAETVAVGRAMADGARGGLVRVAVTGPSADPITPCGRCRQVLNELAQLGGTDPEVLCVGPGEVQRVSLSALLPHAFGPASLG encoded by the coding sequence ATGACCGACGAAGATCTGATCGCCGCCGCGCGCGAAGCGGCCACACGCTCCTATTCGCCATATTCGCGCTTTCCGGTCGGTGCTGCGCTGCTGTTCGAGGACGGTAGCGTGGTGACCGGTACCAATATCGAGAATGCCAGCTACGGTCTGGCGCTCTGCGCGGAGACCGTCGCTGTGGGCAGGGCGATGGCCGACGGCGCGCGTGGCGGCCTGGTGCGCGTTGCGGTGACCGGACCGTCGGCCGATCCCATCACTCCCTGTGGCCGTTGCCGGCAAGTGCTGAACGAGCTGGCGCAGCTCGGCGGGACCGATCCCGAAGTGCTTTGTGTCGGCCCGGGGGAGGTGCAGCGCGTTTCCCTGAGCGCCCTGCTGCCGCACGCGTTCGGGCCCGCGAGCCTGGGATGA
- a CDS encoding S66 peptidase family protein: protein MIDRRAALGMAGALVLAGSFPAIARPKPRRLPPFLNPGDTVGLVAPSSAVSSEDGLDRAEWWIRGMGLVPRFGAHVTDSYGYLAGTDSDRAGDLNAMYADPQIRAVFAVRGGWGAARILPLLDWDIIRDNPKLLIGFSDTTALHLAFARRAGYATIHGGSASNSWPRPGWESLWRLAFSGERTVLGGAEAEAGSGRPARTIRGGVAVGRLLGGNLTILSTMMGTGWLPEFRGAILFAEDTGEAEYRIDRMLQQLRLAGVLQELAGIVFGQCTRCATRDAGYNGFTLDEVIDQYLAPLGIPAFTGANIGHVAGQLCLPSGAMVELDADARTIRLLEPIVG from the coding sequence ATGATCGACCGGCGCGCGGCCCTTGGCATGGCTGGCGCGCTGGTGCTCGCGGGCTCTTTTCCTGCAATCGCCCGTCCGAAGCCGCGCCGATTGCCTCCATTCCTCAATCCGGGGGACACCGTAGGGCTCGTCGCGCCATCGAGCGCTGTCAGTTCCGAGGATGGTCTGGACCGGGCGGAATGGTGGATCAGAGGCATGGGCCTGGTCCCCAGGTTCGGCGCGCATGTTACGGACAGCTACGGCTATCTGGCGGGTACCGATAGCGACCGGGCGGGGGACCTCAACGCGATGTATGCCGATCCGCAGATCCGCGCCGTCTTTGCCGTGCGCGGGGGCTGGGGCGCAGCGCGCATCCTGCCGCTGCTCGATTGGGACATCATTCGCGACAATCCCAAGCTGCTGATCGGGTTCAGCGACACCACCGCGCTGCACCTCGCATTCGCCAGGCGCGCCGGTTACGCGACGATCCACGGCGGCAGCGCCTCCAACAGCTGGCCTCGGCCGGGCTGGGAGAGCCTGTGGCGGTTGGCATTTTCGGGAGAGCGGACAGTGCTCGGGGGAGCGGAGGCCGAGGCGGGGTCTGGCCGCCCCGCGCGGACGATTCGCGGCGGCGTCGCAGTCGGTCGGCTTCTCGGAGGCAACCTGACGATCCTGTCGACCATGATGGGCACCGGCTGGCTGCCCGAATTCAGGGGCGCCATCCTGTTTGCCGAGGATACTGGCGAGGCGGAATACCGCATCGACCGAATGCTCCAGCAGCTGCGGTTAGCGGGCGTGCTGCAAGAGCTCGCAGGTATCGTTTTCGGACAGTGCACCCGCTGCGCCACGAGGGACGCCGGCTACAACGGTTTCACTCTGGACGAAGTGATCGACCAGTACCTCGCGCCGCTCGGCATTCCGGCGTTCACCGGCGCGAACATCGGCCATGTCGCGGGCCAGCTTTGCCTGCCTTCGGGTGCTATGGTCGAGCTGGATGCCGATGCCCGGACCATCCGGCTGCTGGAGCCGATCGTCGGCTGA
- a CDS encoding M14 family metallopeptidase — translation MNAPQTVSPIRIDAEFDSGNIEVLGIDGATARLAIPADHMSEFRQWFHFRVSGAAGREVTLKIVNLATSAYPEGWPGYRACVSEDRDFWGRADTTYDKDADGGTLIITYTPASDIAWFAYFAPYSMERHHDLVAEAAASEGVSYRHLGITLDGQSIDCLEMGEGGTEVWLYARQHPGESMAEWWMEGALECLTDPADPVARALRAQCRIHVVPNCNPDGSRRGHLRTNAVGTNLNREWHEPTEEKSPEVLAIRNAMDETGVDFAMDVHGDEAIAAVFLAGFEGIPSWTDELGAQYTRYQSILARRTPDFQTAKGYAVSQPGTANLSMSTNQLAERFGACSMTLEMPFKDNDDLPDAAQGWSPERCKLLARDCLASLLEWLEPESA, via the coding sequence ATGAACGCTCCCCAGACAGTCTCCCCGATCCGCATCGACGCTGAATTCGACAGCGGAAACATCGAAGTACTCGGAATCGACGGCGCTACCGCCCGCCTCGCGATCCCGGCAGACCACATGAGCGAATTTCGCCAGTGGTTCCACTTCCGCGTGAGCGGTGCGGCAGGGCGCGAGGTCACGTTGAAGATCGTGAACCTTGCCACATCGGCCTATCCCGAGGGCTGGCCCGGCTACCGCGCATGCGTGAGCGAGGACCGCGATTTCTGGGGCCGCGCCGACACGACCTATGACAAGGATGCCGACGGCGGCACGCTGATCATCACATACACGCCGGCCAGCGACATCGCCTGGTTCGCTTATTTCGCGCCCTATTCGATGGAGCGGCACCACGATCTCGTCGCCGAGGCCGCGGCGAGCGAGGGCGTATCCTATCGCCACCTTGGCATCACGCTGGACGGGCAATCGATCGATTGCCTGGAGATGGGCGAAGGCGGCACCGAAGTGTGGCTCTACGCGCGCCAGCACCCGGGCGAATCGATGGCTGAATGGTGGATGGAAGGCGCGCTCGAGTGCCTGACCGATCCCGCCGACCCGGTAGCCCGCGCCCTGCGCGCCCAGTGCCGCATCCACGTGGTGCCCAACTGCAACCCCGACGGCAGCCGCCGCGGCCACCTGCGCACCAATGCGGTCGGCACCAATCTCAACCGCGAATGGCATGAGCCCACGGAGGAAAAATCGCCCGAGGTTCTGGCCATCCGCAATGCGATGGACGAAACCGGCGTCGATTTCGCGATGGACGTGCACGGCGACGAGGCGATCGCGGCGGTGTTCCTCGCCGGGTTCGAGGGGATTCCTTCGTGGACGGACGAGCTGGGCGCCCAGTACACCCGCTATCAGTCGATCCTTGCCCGCCGCACGCCCGATTTCCAGACCGCCAAGGGCTATGCGGTGTCGCAGCCGGGGACCGCAAACCTCTCGATGAGCACAAACCAGCTCGCCGAGCGCTTCGGTGCCTGCTCGATGACGCTGGAGATGCCGTTCAAGGATAACGACGATCTGCCTGACGCGGCGCAAGGCTGGAGCCCGGAACGGTGCAAGCTCCTCGCGCGCGACTGCCTCGCCAGCCTGCTCGAATGGCTGGAGCCGGAATCCGCCTGA
- a CDS encoding DUF4136 domain-containing protein, whose amino-acid sequence MESSIMKKVILPLALVLAAAPASAATDVEVTRFHTAETVATAAPGPIAVRAGPGMVGGTLETQVWLDAVSAALSRQGFTVVGEAPRVAEVTLGQEVVQSGRARSGSGVSVGVGVGSGGGYYGRHSGVNLGLGLGFLLGGKHAGETFDSTLGVTIRDAAGTHLWEGRAEAAPRNHSKDAEPRRLANEMAAALFSGFPGESGATIGAR is encoded by the coding sequence ATGGAAAGCTCGATTATGAAGAAGGTCATCCTGCCGCTCGCGCTGGTGCTGGCGGCAGCGCCCGCCTCCGCCGCTACGGATGTCGAGGTGACTCGCTTCCATACCGCCGAAACGGTGGCCACCGCAGCGCCGGGACCGATCGCGGTTCGTGCGGGGCCGGGCATGGTCGGCGGCACGCTCGAGACGCAGGTCTGGCTTGACGCGGTGTCGGCGGCTCTTTCGCGCCAGGGATTCACGGTCGTGGGTGAGGCGCCGCGGGTGGCGGAAGTCACGCTCGGCCAGGAAGTCGTCCAGAGCGGCCGCGCGCGTTCCGGCTCCGGCGTGAGCGTTGGGGTCGGCGTCGGATCGGGCGGTGGCTACTACGGTCGGCACAGCGGCGTGAACCTTGGACTCGGGCTCGGATTCCTGCTCGGCGGCAAGCACGCGGGCGAAACGTTCGACAGCACGCTCGGCGTGACGATCCGTGATGCGGCGGGCACCCACTTGTGGGAAGGCCGGGCCGAGGCTGCGCCGCGGAACCATTCGAAGGACGCCGAACCGCGCCGCCTTGCGAATGAAATGGCCGCCGCGCTGTTCTCCGGCTTCCCAGGCGAATCGGGAGCGACTATCGGGGCGCGATGA
- the galE gene encoding UDP-glucose 4-epimerase GalE translates to MPTETDPRYCPVLVTGGAGYIGSHAVLALRDAGYPVAVIDNLTTGFRFAVPPEVPFYEGDIEDGELLAHIFSDHGIRAIMHFAGSVVVPESVANPLKYYHNNTVKSRALIAAAVAAAVPHFIFSSTAATYGIPGVERVAEDCPQVPINPYGWSKLMTEQMLADTAAAEAINYCALRYFNVAGADPQGRTGQSTAGATHLIKVAVEAALGKRDSVSVFGTDYDTPDGTGVRDYIHVSDLAAAHVAALEALIADPDASMRLNCGYGRGFSVLQVLDAVDRLTNRPVERRMEARRVGDPASLVSDNARILTTLGWRPRYDDLDVIVRHALAWEGRLDVMQGSERPIRA, encoded by the coding sequence ATGCCGACCGAGACCGATCCGCGCTACTGCCCCGTCCTCGTCACCGGAGGGGCCGGCTACATCGGCAGTCATGCCGTGCTGGCGCTTCGTGACGCGGGTTATCCGGTCGCAGTGATCGATAACCTCACCACCGGCTTTCGCTTCGCGGTGCCGCCGGAGGTACCCTTCTACGAAGGCGACATCGAGGATGGAGAGCTGCTCGCCCATATTTTCTCCGACCACGGGATTCGGGCGATCATGCATTTCGCGGGATCGGTCGTGGTTCCGGAATCGGTCGCGAACCCGCTCAAGTACTATCACAACAACACCGTGAAGAGCCGTGCGCTGATCGCGGCGGCGGTCGCCGCGGCCGTGCCGCACTTCATCTTTTCGAGCACCGCGGCGACTTACGGCATTCCCGGCGTCGAGCGGGTCGCCGAGGATTGCCCGCAGGTGCCGATCAATCCTTACGGCTGGTCCAAGCTGATGACCGAGCAGATGCTGGCCGACACCGCGGCGGCGGAAGCGATCAACTACTGCGCGCTCCGGTATTTCAACGTCGCCGGCGCCGATCCGCAGGGCCGCACGGGGCAATCGACCGCCGGGGCCACTCACCTGATCAAGGTCGCGGTGGAGGCGGCGTTGGGAAAGCGCGATTCGGTGAGCGTGTTCGGAACCGACTACGACACACCCGACGGCACGGGTGTGCGGGACTATATCCATGTATCCGATCTTGCCGCCGCGCACGTTGCCGCGCTTGAAGCGCTGATCGCCGATCCTGACGCATCGATGCGATTGAATTGCGGCTACGGACGTGGTTTTTCAGTTCTCCAGGTACTCGATGCCGTGGACCGGCTCACCAACCGGCCCGTCGAGCGGCGTATGGAAGCGCGCCGCGTCGGCGATCCGGCAAGCCTGGTGTCCGACAATGCCCGGATCCTCACGACATTGGGCTGGCGGCCACGCTACGACGACCTCGACGTCATCGTGCGGCACGCGCTTGCATGGGAGGGGCGGTTGGACGTGATGCAAGGCAGCGAACGGCCGATCCGCGCTTGA
- the ykgO gene encoding type B 50S ribosomal protein L36 → MKIRNSLKSLKDRHRDCRVIRRRGRTYVINKTNRRFKARQG, encoded by the coding sequence ATGAAGATCCGTAACAGCCTCAAGTCCCTCAAGGACCGTCACCGCGATTGCCGCGTAATCCGCCGCCGTGGCCGGACCTACGTGATCAACAAGACCAACCGCCGGTTCAAGGCCCGCCAGGGCTGA
- a CDS encoding CC_3452 family protein: MNLCLPKTMRPAAVVAALAWTTLSIGAAVSPTPAEAADGAYYRAELVTATTASRPVVGGMAWNCAGNACAAAKGTSRPAVVCARLAKEVGALATFTAGGKALEAEDLARCNGN, encoded by the coding sequence ATGAACCTCTGTCTCCCCAAGACCATGCGCCCCGCCGCGGTCGTGGCCGCTCTGGCCTGGACGACACTTTCGATCGGCGCCGCCGTGAGCCCCACACCGGCCGAGGCTGCGGATGGTGCCTACTACCGCGCCGAGCTGGTGACTGCGACAACCGCCAGCCGGCCGGTCGTGGGCGGCATGGCGTGGAATTGCGCCGGCAACGCTTGCGCTGCCGCCAAGGGAACCAGTCGTCCGGCGGTCGTTTGCGCCCGCCTGGCGAAAGAAGTCGGCGCGCTGGCAACCTTCACGGCTGGCGGCAAGGCGCTCGAGGCCGAAGACCTTGCCCGCTGCAACGGCAACTAA
- a CDS encoding winged helix-turn-helix transcriptional regulator, which produces MEKLREPLRELNGCGLPEALEVMGERWSFMILRASFNGLHHFEEFLGELGIARNILSNRLAKLVEHGILDRQPCADDRRRIEYRLTAKGYDLLPAMVALRQWGQKYGVGANENPVLVDELDRLPIGPVSIVSHDGRVLTGQDLRFVERHDLGVREDGSRAVPATGFDRVRGDNEPVSLPHIAAVR; this is translated from the coding sequence ATGGAAAAGCTTCGTGAACCGCTGAGAGAGCTGAACGGCTGTGGCCTGCCCGAGGCGCTCGAAGTGATGGGCGAACGCTGGTCGTTCATGATCCTGCGAGCCAGCTTCAACGGCCTTCATCATTTCGAGGAGTTTCTGGGCGAGCTTGGCATCGCCCGTAACATTCTGTCGAACCGGCTCGCCAAGCTGGTCGAGCATGGCATCCTCGACCGCCAACCGTGCGCCGATGATCGTCGGCGGATTGAATATCGCCTGACTGCCAAGGGCTACGACCTGCTTCCGGCAATGGTCGCTTTGAGGCAATGGGGCCAGAAGTACGGAGTTGGCGCCAACGAGAACCCGGTTCTGGTCGACGAACTTGACCGGCTGCCGATCGGGCCGGTCTCGATCGTCTCGCATGACGGACGCGTGCTCACCGGCCAGGATCTGCGGTTCGTCGAGCGGCACGATCTCGGCGTGCGCGAGGACGGCAGTCGGGCCGTACCTGCCACCGGTTTCGACCGCGTGCGCGGGGACAACGAGCCGGTGTCGCTGCCCCACATCGCGGCGGTGCGCTGA
- a CDS encoding formate/nitrite transporter family protein, whose protein sequence is MQEHEKNLTREEREQVDEHAPPAAKVVHASVSKQGDDELDRPAGSLFWSAVAAGIAILTSLWISGALHHYTPEASWKEAIVALGYPFGFLIVVLGRMQLFTEQTVVAILPLARKKTSRNLVRVARLWFIVLLGNLIGTAFMAGLAAYAHLQSDEVLRGMIAVAGKIQEHTWLETMTLGIPAGFIMASVAWIRSAEDQFGFWIVVVLTFAIGLGGFTHVIVGSAEAWLLLWSGEAALGWVLGGFLLPALLGNVIGGTGLFALLAHAQVRQEI, encoded by the coding sequence ATGCAGGAGCACGAAAAGAACCTGACGCGCGAGGAAAGGGAGCAGGTCGATGAGCACGCGCCTCCTGCGGCCAAGGTCGTCCACGCCTCGGTATCCAAGCAGGGCGACGACGAACTCGACCGTCCCGCGGGATCGCTCTTCTGGTCCGCGGTAGCCGCAGGCATCGCCATCCTGACGTCGCTATGGATCAGCGGAGCCTTGCATCATTACACTCCGGAGGCTTCCTGGAAGGAAGCGATAGTCGCTCTGGGCTATCCCTTCGGATTCCTGATCGTGGTGCTGGGGCGAATGCAGTTGTTCACCGAACAGACTGTCGTCGCCATCCTGCCGCTCGCCCGGAAAAAGACGTCCCGCAACCTCGTCCGGGTGGCGAGGTTGTGGTTCATCGTGCTTCTGGGCAACCTCATAGGAACGGCCTTCATGGCTGGGCTCGCGGCATATGCCCACCTCCAGTCGGACGAGGTCCTGCGCGGAATGATCGCCGTCGCCGGGAAAATTCAGGAACATACCTGGCTGGAAACGATGACGCTGGGAATTCCGGCGGGATTCATCATGGCGTCGGTTGCCTGGATCCGTTCGGCGGAGGACCAGTTCGGCTTCTGGATCGTGGTCGTGCTTACCTTCGCGATTGGCCTGGGTGGCTTCACTCACGTCATCGTCGGCTCGGCCGAAGCGTGGCTGCTGCTGTGGAGCGGGGAGGCAGCGCTCGGCTGGGTGCTCGGCGGGTTCCTTCTGCCGGCGCTGCTCGGCAACGTGATCGGCGGTACCGGTCTGTTCGCTCTCCTCGCGCACGCACAGGTGCGACAGGAAATCTAA